From the genome of Colletotrichum destructivum chromosome 10, complete sequence, one region includes:
- a CDS encoding Putative protein transport protein Sec23, giving the protein MDYEALKEQWSEVEDRDGVRLSWNVLPSSRMEASRLVVPIGALYTPLKEKPDTPLLQFEPVTCKQPCRSVLNPFCSVDVRARLWICPFCLSRNPLPPHYKDITANAIPPELHPSNTTIEYRLSRPAPSPPIFLYVVDTCQEEDSLAALKESLVMSLSLLPENALVGLITYGTMAQVHEIGYTECAKSYVFRGSKDYSAKQVQEMLGLLSPAMRPGIPQQQPGRPMPAGPASRFLLPVQQAEFQLTKALEQLQKDPWPVANDRRSLRCSGVALSVAVGLLESSFQHAGGRIMLFAGGPATEGPGMVVGPELREPIRSHHDIDRDNIKYYKKALKFYDNLAKRTAHNGHIIDIFAGCLDQVGLLEMKGLCNSTGGHMILTDSFTSSMFRQSFIRVFEKDGDDNLLMGFNATLEVLTTKELKVTGLIGHAISLNKKSTSVGETECGIGNTCSWKMCGIDPNASYGVYFEIASQGGPTQHQQTPQKGMIQFLTYYQHSSGQFHLRVTTIARNLSGPAGDPAIAQSFDQEAAAVLMSRIAVFKAEVDDGPDVLRWVDRMLIRLCSRFADYRKDDPSSFRLEKNFTLYPQFMFHLRRSQFLQVFNNSPDETAFYRHVLNHEDVSNSLIMIQPTLDSYTFDQEGGQPVLLDSTSIQPTHILLLDTFFHILIFHGETVAEWRKAGYQDQEGYENFASLLELPKEDARDLITDRFPLPRFIVCDAGGSQARFLLSKLNPSTTHTTGAYGGVGAQNAQTIFTDDVSLQTFMDHLMKLAVSGTN; this is encoded by the exons ATGGACTACGAAGCTCTGAAAGAGCAGTGGAGCGAGGTTGAGGACCGCGATGGCGTCCGTCTTAGCTGGAATGTTCTCCCCAGCTCACGCATG GAAGCGTCGCGACTCGTTGTGCCCATTGGCGCTCTCTACACTCCCCTCAAGGAGAAGCCCGATACTCCTCTTCTCCAGTTCGAACCCGTCACCTGCAAACAACCCTGTCGCTCCGTACTCAATCCCTTCTG TTCGGTAGACGTGCGAGCTCGGCTCTGGATCTGCCCATTCTGCCTCTCAAGGAATCCCCTTCCGCCTCACTACAAGGATATTACCGCCAATGCGATCCCACCCGAACTGCATCCTTCGAACACCACGATCGAGTACCGTCTTTCGCGCCCGGCACCAAGCCCCCCCATCTTTCTCTACGTCGTGGACACCTGTCAGGAGGAGGACAGCTTGGCTGCGCTCAAAGAGTCGCTGGTTATGAGCCTGAGTCTTCTTCCCGAGAATGCTCTTGTAGGATTAATCACCTACGGGACAATG GCTCAAGTCCACGAAATTGGCTACACCGAATGTGCCAAGTCGTACGTTTTCCGTGGTAGCAAGGACTACTCTGCCAAGCAGGTTCAGGAGATGCTTGGGTTGTTGTCTCCTGCGATGCGTCCTGGCATTCCTCAGCAGCAACCCGGAAGACCAATGCCTGCCGGCCCTGCATCGCGATTTTTGCTCCCCGTCCAGCAGGCCGAGTTTCAACTGACAAAGGCTTTGGAGCAGCTTCAAAAGGACCCTTGGCCGGTTGCTAATGACCGTAGGAGTCTGCGCTGCTCTGGTGTGGCCCTTAGCGTGGCTGTGGGGCTGCTCGAGTCCTCTTTTCAGCACGCAGGCGGCCGTATCATGCTGTTCGCTGGAGGCCCGGCGACCGAAGGTCCCGGCATGGTCGTCGGCCCTGAGCTGAGAGAGCCCATTCGATCACATCACGACATTGACCGTGACAACATCAAGTACTACAAGAAGGCCCTCAAA TTCTATGATAACCTCGCCAAGAGAACCGCTCACAATGGTCACATCATTGACATCTTTGCGGGTTGTCTTGATCAAGTTGGCCTCCTGGAAATGAAGGGGCTCTGCAACTCAACTGGTGGCCATATGATCCTGACGGATAGCTTCACGTCATCCATGTTCAGGCAATCTTTCATTCGTGTGTTTGAaaaggacggcgacgacaacttACTCATGGGATTCAACGCTACCCTCGAGGTATTAACCACCAAAGAACTTAAAGTTACCGGTCTGATAGGTCATGCCATTTCACTCAACAAAAAGTCAACGTCAGTAGGGGAAACAGAGTGCGGAATCGGCAACACTTGTTCATGGAAGATGTGCGGTATCGACCCTAATGCCAGCTACGGTGTCTACTTCGAGATTGCAAGCCAAGGAGGACCAACACAGCACCAGCAGACGCCGCAAAAGGGAATGATACAGTTCCTCACATACTACCAGCACTCCTCCGGCCAGTTCCACCTAAGGGTCACGACAATTGCGAGGAACCTCAGTGGTCCAGCTGGCGACCCGGCGATCGCACAATCTTTTGACCAGGAAGCTGCCGCGGTCCTCATGTCTCGCATCGCTGTCTTCAAAGCCGAGGTGGACGACGGCCCAGATGTTCTGCGGTGGGTTGACAGAATGCTCATCAGGCTATGCTCGCGTTTTGCAGACTATCGAAAGGACGATCCCTCGTCTTTCCGTCTGGAAAAGAACTTCACGCTGTATCCACAGTTTATGTTTCACCTGAGAAGAAGCCAATTCCTCCAGGTCTTCAACAACTCCCCCGACGAGACGGCCTTTTACCGTCATGTCCTCAACCACGAGGATGTGAGCAACTCGCTCATCATGATCCAACCCACTTTAGATTCGTACACATTCGATCAGGAGGGCGGTCAACCTGTCCTCTTGGACTCGACCTCGATTCAACCGACCCAtatccttcttctcgacacTTTCTTCCACATTCTCATTTTCCACGGAGAAACCGTGGCCGAATGGAGAAAAGCAGGCTACCAAGACCAAGAGGGCTACGAGAACTTTGCTTCCTTGCTTGAGCTACCCAAGGAGGACGCCAGA GACCTTATCACGGACAGATTCCCGCTTCCGCGATTCATTGTGTGCGACGCAGGAGGATCTCAGGCCAGATTTCTCCTCTCAAAACTCAACCCCTCGACAACACACACCACGGGTGCCTATGGCGGAGTAGGGGCGCAGAATGCCCAAACCATCTTCACCGATGATGTCTCGCTGCAGACCTTCATGGACCATCTAATGAA GCTCGCCGTAAGCGGCACAAATTGA
- a CDS encoding Putative ribosomal protein uL11, producing the protein MPPKFDPNEVKVIHLLATGGEVGASSALAPKIGPLGLSPKKVGEDIAKATGDWKGLRVTVKLTIQNRQAAVSVVPTASSLIIRALKEPPRDRKKEKNIKHNKSVPLDEIIEIARTMRHKSFSKSLEGTVKEILGTANSVGCQVDGKTPKAITEAIEAGEIDIPEE; encoded by the exons ATGC CTCCTAAATTCGATCCCAATGAGGTTAAGGTCAT CCACCTCCTCGCCACCGGAGGTGAGGTCGGTGCCTCCTCTGCCCTGGCTCCCAAGATCGGTCCTCTCGGTCTGTCTCCCAAGAAAGTTGGTGAAGATATCGCGAAGGCCACTGGCGACTGG AAGGGTCTCCGCGTGACGGTCAAGCTCACCATCCAGAACCGTCAagccgccgtctccgtcgtcccCACCGCCTCCTCTCTTATCATCCGCGCCCTGAAGGAGCCCCCCCGTGaccgcaagaaggagaagaacatTAAGCACAACAAGTCTGTGCCCCTCGACGAGATTATCGAGATCGCCAGAACCATGCGCCACAAGTCCTTCTCCAAGTCGTTGGAGGGCACTGTTAAGGAGATTTTGGGAACAGCGAACAGCGTTGGATGCCAGGTCGATGGCAAGACTCCCAAGGCGATCACCGAGGCCATTGAGGCTGGCGAGATTGACA TTCCCGAGGAGTAA
- a CDS encoding Putative tetratricopeptide-like helical domain superfamily, O-GlcNAc transferase yields the protein MLPLVQMHRMVQQPPNFEPLLTLQQQQQQQQQQQQQQNHLQYQQNHYHLHPADAYPHDHHLHCLPAEPANPVYPEGKAPISIRTSYPSQPFHQQAATAAVQSHISDGPEHQLRRKTPNGTIDAGYDGSPTHFASGPPPLKQMILSTAPTHSANRHPRLAQAAHTRVPLSAVRNRMSEGFDMVPPAQQPWAVGQEMPRQLFLTGNSSGPYATSDASRYGFNTPDNSAFLGSPPQLRLGPGAFSAESHFPGTFPADDAGAIAPELLQSVNPWFPAYQRGQSYVGPPMHHTPSPSPSMYDHRFSNLRNQMLGPSSGFTPPDPYTRLGTYGSFLPQQAQFNLEALTLESYQVDGTGGVPNKLSPSGGFREKVLTQAHRSYVDLLSYLHYGRRTQQLRPGSVLSTTSRMVVYPKPPKQPIVTLAPDLFFPGDAGMVANANLRSNHVNMLFGPLGNRTSLSAQPFGWDPDVAEFRFGAFPVVCSSGSSPSHLARGSPLANAKSSLEILSHLCEQSGWKWIDGILLGGCLHYGLEHFEEALEWFTRITSLEPCNVEAVSNMAATLYCLNRQDEAEKCWLTAIKTRPQYLEAVEHLVGLLYKKKSSDAVEVISFMQKALRLSVDPVEHVGYSSSTLQADTPTDLASNLLNDNRSQPGFGSSGYAIPGTENGRILALVHAKGTMLYSLKDIAGASKAFEEAVLISTGRRTTSVQTLVQHIQQVLAPNSGTQGATDPATPARPLLLAPEKARRTAKLVFSNNGDLPGLRFVPEGGPKRAAVQTTSNSLLSLAKIFQDAMSSGPLATGVARKSAGVGDILCLYYLSLSLQESPSTANNVGILLASVQQPATANSSGMSSSLPNIPGILPGSGLALALAYYNYGLTLDPKHVHLHTNLGSLLKDIGQLDLAIQMYEQAVQCDGNFDIALTNLANAVKDRGRISDAIAYYKRAVRSNPEFAEAVCGLSTALNSVCDWRGRGGALLQGGVYDRWHVGDDGMIFDATKHDQGSGLTKKVTDIVSRQLADASTWGLGVLQKSYIAVLAAQLRRAAGQSENAGTDFDLKLQSWSQTPWEGSRLLRLVERATRASMRQWYCDKYVRGLKTTSEYERPQLPSNLTVPSAPTVLPFHTFTCPLTAKDIRMISQRNAFRISCSTLRSAWLPSTVYPPPPPPSPCLNVGYVSSDFNNHPLAHLMQSVFGFHDRTRIMAFCYATTASDKSVHRLQIEREAPVFRDASTWTSDKLVEQIVQDNIHILVNLNGYTRGARNEIFAARPAPIQMSFMGFAGTLGAEWCDYLLADTTAIPPETLRPWRGNLAVSDVFEDKTEEGEGDWIYSENIIYCKDTFFCCDHAQSSDPDEHKVSWQDEQQRRWRMRKELFPDLPDDTIIMGNFNQLYKIDPTTFRTWLRILSKVDKSILWLLRFPELGETNLRRTAKAWAGEEVARRIIFTDVAPKNQHISRARVCDLFLDTPECNAHTTAADILWSSTPLLTLPRYPYKMCSRMAASILKGALPNDAEGLRAAKDLIAGSEDEYEEFAVRLAKGLSYCISPGGYGEGHGRLATLRKLLWDSKWTCALFNTRRWVADLESAYNEAWRRWVAGEDGDIYL from the exons ATGTTGCCTCTAGTACAGATGCACCGTATGGTGCAACAACCGCCAAACTTCGAACCTCTCTTAACACttcagcaacagcaacagcaacagcaacagcaacagcaacagcaaaaTCATCTGCAATACCAACAGAACCATTACCACCTCCATCCAGCCGACGCCTATCCTCATGACCATCACCTACACTGCTTGCCCGCCGAGCCCGCGAATCCCGTGTACCCCGAAGGCAAAGCTCCGATTTCGATCCGTACTTCATACCCGAGTCAACCGTTCCATCAGCAAGCCGCAACTGCTGCTGTCCAGTCTCACATTTCCGACGGGCCCGAGCACCAGTTGCGACGCAAGACGCCGAACGGCACCATTGACGCGGGCTATGATGGCTCTCCCACCCACTTCGCCTCGGGGCCACCACCCCTAAAGCAGATGATATTGTCCACCGCACCAACCCACAGCGCGAATCGCCATCCCAGGCTGGCACAGGCAGCTCACACACGCGTTCCCTTGAGTGCCGTACGGAATCGGATGAGTGAAGGATTCGACATGGTGCCTCCAGCCCAGCAGCCATGGGCAGTAGGGCAGGAAATGCCACGTCAGTTATTCCTTACCGGTAATTCTTCTGGACCTTATGCTACCTCGGATGCTTCACGATATGGATTCAATACGCCGGATAATTCTGCGTTCCTCGGGTCTCCTCCCCAGCTCCGCCTAGGGCCTGGGGCGTTTAGTGCGGAATCTCACTTTCCCGGGACCTTTCCTGCGgatgatgccggcgccatcgCACCTGAACTTTTGCAGTCTGTAAACCCTTGGTTCCCTGCGTATCAGCGGGGGCAGAGTTATGTTGGTCCGCCAATGCATCATAcaccgtcgccatcaccgtcaaTGTACGATCATCGCTTCTCTAATTTGCGGAATCAGATGCTCGGGCCATCATCTGGCTTCACCCCACCGGATCCCTACACTCGCCTTGGGACGTACGGTTCATTCCTTCCACAGCAGGCGCAATTCAATCTAGAGGCTCTTACTCTAGAATCGTATCAAGTCGATGGGACCGGCGGTGTACCTAACAAGCTAAGCCCGTCAGGAGGATTCAGAGAAAAAGTACTTACTCAAGCACATCGGAGTTACGTCGATTTGCTGTCGTATCTTCATTATGGTCGCAGAACCCAACAGCTCAGGCCTGGCTCGGTCTTGAGCACTACGTCAAGAATGGTGGTGTATCCCAAACCGCCTAAACAGCCAATTGTCACTTTGGCCCCAGACCTTTTCTTTCCCGGAGACGCCGGCATGGTAGCCAACGCTAATCTGAGAAGCAATCATGTAAACATGCTGTTTGGGCCTTTGGGAAACAGAACCTCACTCTCAGCTCAGCCATTCGGATGGGATCCCGATGTTGCGGAGTTCAGGTTTGGCGCCTTTCCTGTCGTTTGCTCAAGTGGCTCGTCCCCCAGTCATCTTGCGAGGGGCTCACCTCTTGCCAATGCCAAGAGCTCGTTGGAAATCCTAAGCCACCTATGTGAACAAAGTGGCTGGAAGTGGATTGACGGCATCCTACTTGGAGGCTGCCTGCATTATGGCTTGGAGCACTTCGAGGAGGCCCTTGAGTGGTTTACCCGAATTACTTCATTAGAACCCTG TAACGTGGAAGCTGTTTCCAACATGGCAGCCACCCTCTATTGCCTCAACAGACAAGATGAGGCCGAAAAATGCTGGCTCACGGCCATCAAAACTCGACCTCAATATCTTGAAGCAGTAGAGCATTTAGTTGGTCTCCTTTATAAGAAGAAAAGTTCTGATGCCGTCGAGGTTATCAGCTTCATGCAGAAGGCTTTGCGGCTGTCAGTGGATCCAGTGGAGCACGTTGGATACAGCTCTTCTACCTTGCAAGCAGACACACCGACCGACCTGGCGTCGAACTTGTTGAATGACAACCGGTCTCAGCCTGGATTCGGCTCGAGCGGTTACGCCATTCCGGGCACCGAAAACGGTCGcatcctcgcccttgtccaTGCCAAGGGAACCATGCTATACAGCCTGAAAGACATCGCAGGAGCATCTAAAGCCTTCGAAGAAGCCGTGTTGATAAGCACAGGCAGACGAACGACGTCAGTCCAGACCCTAGTCCAGCATATTCAACAGGTCCTCGCGCCGAATAGCGGTACCCAGGGCGCCACTGACCCAGCAACACCGGCTCGCCCTTTGTTACTCGCTCCCGAGAAGGCGAGGCGCACTGCGAAACTGGTCTTCTCCAATAACGGCGACCTCCCGGGCCTGCGATTTGTGCCCGAGGGCGGTCCCAAAAGGGCCGCGGTCCAAACAACGAGCAACTCGCTGCTGTCGCTTGCCAAGATCTTCCAGGATGCCATGTCGTCAGGGCCCCTGGCCACAGGCGTTGCCAGGAAGTCGGCCGGTGTTGGCGATATCCTGTGTCTCTATTATTTGTCGTTGTCCTTGCAGGAAAGCCCGTCTACAGCCAACAATGTGGGAATCCTTCTCGCCAGCGTCCAGCAACCCGCGACCGCCAACTCATCTGGGATGTCATCGTCCCTGCCCAACATTCCCGGCATCCTGCCTGGCAGCGGCCTTGCTCTGGCCCTTGCGTACTACAACTATGGTCTCACACTCGATCCCAAGCATGTTCATCTACACACGAATCTGGGCAGTCTTCTCAAGGATATCGGACAGTTGGATCTTGCGATTCAAATGTACGAGCAGGCTGTGCAGTGCGATGGCAACTTCGACATTGCTTTGACAAATCTCGCCAATGCCGTGAAAGATCGTGGACGTATCAGCGACGCCATTGCATACTACAAACGGGCCGTTCGCTCCAATCCCGAATTTGCCGAAGCAGTATGTGGGCTTTCCACGGCCTTGAATTCAGTGTGCGACTGGAGGGGCCGCGGTGGTGCGTTGTTGCAGGGAGGCGTTTACGATCGCTGGcatgtcggcgatgacggcatGATATTTGATGCTACAAAACATGATCAGGGGTCCGGTCTCACAAAAAAGGTTACTGACATTGTGTCTCGCCAGCTCGCTGATGCATCGACCTGGGGATTGGGAGTACTGCAAAAGAGTTACATTGCGGTTTTGGCTGCACAACTTCGCAGAGCCGCCGGGCAGTCGGAGAACGCCGGCACTGACTTTGATCTTAAGTTACAAAGCTGGTCCCAGACCCCCTGGGAAGGATCGCGCTTGTTGAGACTTGTGGAGCGGGCTACGCGGGCGTCAATGAGGCAGTGGTACTGTGACAAGTACGTTCGTGGATTGAAGACGACGTCCGAGTACGAACGGCCTCAGCTGCCGTCAAACCTCACGGTGCCGTCTGCCCCAACTGTTCTGCCTTTTCACACCTTCACGTGTCCTCTGACGGCCAAGGACATACGCATGATATCGCAGCGCAATGCTTTTAGAATTTCTTGCTCAACTCTCCGCTCTGCGTGGCTGCCCAGTACGGTCTATCCGccacccccgccgccgtcgccctgtTTAAATGTTGGCTATGTGTCCTCGGATTTCAACAACCACCCCTTGGCTCACCT GATGCAGTCTGTTTTTGGATTTCATGACAGGACTCGTATTATGGCATTCTGCTATGCCACAACAGCTAGCGACAAATCAGTTCATCGATTGCAAATCGAGCGAGAGGCACCAGTGTTCCGCGACGCAAGCACTTGGACTTCGGACAAGCTGGTTGAACAAATTGTGCAAGACAACATTCACATTCTTGTCAACCTCAACGGCTACACTAGGGGTGCTCGAAACGAAATCTTCGCTGCGAGACCGGCCCCGATTCAGATGTCTTTTATGGGATTTGCCGGTACTCTGGGCGCCGAATGGTGTGACTATTTGCTTGCCGACACCACTGCCATCCCGCCGGAGACTTTGCGACCTTGGCGCGGCAACCTCGCCGTCAGTGATGTGTTTGAGGACAAGACTGAAGAAGGTGAAGGAGACTGGATATACTCCGAGAACATCATCTACTGTAAAGATACGTTCTTCTGCTGTGATCACGCACAATCAAGCGACCCCGACGAGCACAAGGTTTCGTGGCAAGATGAGCAGCAACGGCGTTGGAGGATGCGCAAAGAGCTGTTTCCCGACTTGCCCGACGATACTATCATTATGGGAAATTTCAATCAGCTGTACAAG ATTGATCCCACAACGTTTCGCACGTGGCTGCGCATCCTTTCAAAGGTGGACAAGTCCATTCTGTGGCTGTTGAGATTTCCTGAGCTTGGAGAGACCAACCTTAGGAGAACAGCCAAAGCCTGGGCAGGAGAAGAGGTTGCCAGACGAATCATCTTTACCGACGTGGCGCCTAAGAACCAGCATATATCGCGAGCCCGGGTCTGCGACCTGTTCCTCGACACCCCCGAATGCAACGCACACACCACGGCCGCGGATATTTTATGGTCCAGCACTCCACTTCTGACCCTACCTCGATATCCCTACAAGATGTGCTCTCGCATGGCAGCATCCATATTAAAGGGCGCATTGCCTAATGACGCCGAGGGGTTGAGGGCAGCAAAAGATCTCATCGCTGGCAGCGAAGACGAGTACGAAGAGTTCGCTGTCCGCCTGGCCAAGGGCCTGTCATACTGCATTAGCCCGGGCGGCTATGGAGAGGGCCATGGTCGTCTAGCAACCTTGCGAAAGTTGCTCTGGGATAGCAAGTGGACTTGCGCCCTTTTCAACACCAGACGTTGGGTGGCTGACTTGGAAAGCGCTTATAACGAGGCTTGGCGACGCTGGGTGGCAGGTGAGGATGGAGACATTTACTTGTAG